A genome region from Trichosurus vulpecula isolate mTriVul1 chromosome 5, mTriVul1.pri, whole genome shotgun sequence includes the following:
- the NXPH1 gene encoding neurexophilin-1: MWTFELLRQGRVTCANLTNGGKSELLKSGGTKSTLKHIWTESSKDLSISRLLSQTFRGKDNGTDLDLRYDTPEPYSEQDLWDWLRNSTDLQEPRPRAKRRPIVKTGKFKKMFGWGDFHSNIKTVKLNLLITGKIVDHGNGTFSVYFRHNSTGQGNVSVSLVPPTKIVEFDLAQQTVIDAKDSKSFNCRIEYEKVDKATKNTLCNYDPSKTCYQEQTQSHVSWLCSKPFKVICIYISFYSTDYKLVQKVCPDYNYHSDTPYFPSG, from the coding sequence GTCACATGTGCCAATTTAACGAATGGCGGGAAGTCGGAGCTTCTAAAATCTGGAGGCACCAAATCCACCCTAAAGCACATCTGGACAGAAAGCAGCAAAGACTTGTCCATCAGCCGGCTTCTCTCACAGACTTTTCGTGGCAAAGACAATGGTACAGATTTGGACCTGCGCTATGACACCCCAGAACCTTACTCGGAGCAAGATCTCTGGGACTGGCTAAGGAACTCCACGGACCTTCAGGAGCCTCGGCCCAGAGCCAAGCGACGGCCCATCGTCAAGACGGGGAAGTTTAAGAAAATGTTTGGCTGGGGTGATTTTCATTCCAACATCAAAACTGTGAAGCTCAACCTGTTGATAACTGGGAAAATCGTTGACCACGGTAACGGGACCTTCAGCGTGTACTTCCGGCACAATTCCACTGGGCAAGGCAATGTCTCTGTGAGCTTGGTGCCCCCAACCAAGATTGTGGAATTCGACTTGGCCCAGCAGACGGTGATCGATGCCAAAGATTCCAAGTCCTTTAACTGCCGGATCGAGTATGAAAAGGTTGACAAGGCGACCAAGAACACTCTCTGTAACTATGACCCTTCCAAAACCTGTTACCAGGAGCAGACACAGAGCCATGTGTCCTGGCTGTGCTCTAAGCCCTTTAAGGTCATCTGTATTTACATTTCCTTTTATAGTACCGATTACAAACTAGTACAGAAGGTGTGTCCTGACTACAACTATCACAGTGACACGCCCTACTTCCCTTCAGGTTGA